In a genomic window of Scyliorhinus torazame isolate Kashiwa2021f chromosome 5, sScyTor2.1, whole genome shotgun sequence:
- the LOC140422244 gene encoding uncharacterized protein, producing MEKPWKCGDCGKGFRAPSQLEAHRRIHTGERPFTCSVCEKGFIQLSALRTHQRVHTEAKPFTCSQCEKGFTTLSSVRIHQRVHTGEKPFTCSVCGKGFTLLCALQTHQQVHTGEKPFTCIKCEKGFTQLSSLQSHQRIHTGERPFTCSQCEKGFTQSSDLQIHQRVHTGERPFTCSQCGLGFTQLSALQSHQRVHTGERPFICFQCEKGFGDSSTLRIHQRVHTGERPFTCSQCGKGFTTSSSLRIHQRVHTGERPFTCSHCAKRFTTLKSLRIHQRLHTGERPFTCSQCEKRFTTSSSLRIHQRVHTGERPFTCSECEKGFTRLSSLQTHQRVHTG from the coding sequence atggagaaaccgtggaaatgtggagactgtgggaagggatttagagccccatcacagctggaagctcatagacgcattcacactggggagaggccattcacctgctctgtgtgtgagaagggattcattcagttatccgccctgcggacacaccagcgagttcacactgaggcgaagccattcacctgttctcagtgtgagaagggatttactaCTTTATCGAgcgtgcggatacatcagcgagttcacactggggagaagccattcacctgctctgtgtgtgggaagggattcactctgttatgtgccctgcagacacaccagcaagttcacactggggagaagccattcacctgtattaagtgtgagaagggattcactcagttatccagcctacagtcacaccagagaattcacactggggagagaccgttcacttgctctcagtgtgagaagggattcacacaatcatccgacctgcagatacaccagcgggtgcacactggggagaggccattcacctgctctcagtgtgggttgggattcactcagttatccgccctgcagtcacaccagcgagttcacactggggagaggccgttcatctgctttcagtgtgagaaaggatttggtgattcatccaccctgcggatacatcagcgagttcacactggggagaggccattcacctgctctcagtgtgggaagggattcactacttcatcgagcctgcggatacaccagcgagttcacactggggagaggcctttcacctgctctcattgtgcaAAGAGATTCACTACTTTAAagagcctgcggatacatcagcgacttcacactggggagaggccgttcacctgctctcagtgtgagaagagattcacgacttcatcgagcctgcggatacaccagcgagttcacactggggagaggcctttcacctgctcggagtgtgagaagggattcactcggttatccagcctgcagacacaccagcgagttcacacagggtag